In Calonectris borealis chromosome 8, bCalBor7.hap1.2, whole genome shotgun sequence, a single genomic region encodes these proteins:
- the GLRX2 gene encoding glutaredoxin 2 isoform X4, with protein MGNSLPTSVGLSNDAAVNQIQEIISDNCVVIFSKTTCFYCKMAKKLFEGMNVNYTAVELDMNTNGSQFQDILEQMTGGRTVPRVFVNGTFVGGATETQRLHEEGRLLPLVHQCQVKRKS; from the exons ATGGGGAATAGTCTGCCTACTTCTGTAGGACTGTCTAATGATGCTGCTGTGAATCAAATACAG GAGATTATTTCAGACAACTGTGTGGTGATTTTCTCTAAAACAACATGCTTCTACtgcaaaatggcaaaaaaacTTTTTGAGGGTATGAATGTAAATTATACAGCGGTAGAACTGGACATGAATACAAACGGAAGTCAGTTCCAAGACATTCTTGAACAGATGACTGGTGGCAGAACA GTCCCAAGAGTGTTTGTCAACGGGACTTTCGTTGGAGGTGCTACAGAGACTCAAAGGCTTCATGAGGAAGGCAGACTGCTTCCATTAGTTCATCAGTGtcaagtgaaaagaaaatcctga
- the GLRX2 gene encoding glutaredoxin 2 isoform X2, whose translation MVLQRALRRVAAGLRRGFRMGNSLPTSVGLSNDAAVNQIQEIISDNCVVIFSKTTCFYCKMAKKLFEGMNVNYTAVELDMNTNGSQFQDILEQMTGGRTVPRVFVNGTFVGGATETQRLHEEGRLLPLVHQCQVKRKS comes from the exons ATGGTCCTGCAGAGGGCGCTGCGCCGggtggcggcggggctgcggcgcgg ttttagaATGGGGAATAGTCTGCCTACTTCTGTAGGACTGTCTAATGATGCTGCTGTGAATCAAATACAG GAGATTATTTCAGACAACTGTGTGGTGATTTTCTCTAAAACAACATGCTTCTACtgcaaaatggcaaaaaaacTTTTTGAGGGTATGAATGTAAATTATACAGCGGTAGAACTGGACATGAATACAAACGGAAGTCAGTTCCAAGACATTCTTGAACAGATGACTGGTGGCAGAACA GTCCCAAGAGTGTTTGTCAACGGGACTTTCGTTGGAGGTGCTACAGAGACTCAAAGGCTTCATGAGGAAGGCAGACTGCTTCCATTAGTTCATCAGTGtcaagtgaaaagaaaatcctga
- the GLRX2 gene encoding glutaredoxin 2 isoform X3 — MPDGRRSVAAEQKRVQGWHPAWQSYHVLHNHSAQFWSQVQEIISDNCVVIFSKTTCFYCKMAKKLFEGMNVNYTAVELDMNTNGSQFQDILEQMTGGRTVPRVFVNGTFVGGATETQRLHEEGRLLPLVHQCQVKRKS; from the exons ATGCCAGACGGTAGGAGGTCTGTGGCTGCGGAGCAGAAGAGGGTTCAGGGTTGGCACCCTGCATGGCAGTCATACCACGTGCTCCACAACCATTCTGCTCAGTTTTGGAGTCAAGTGCAG GAGATTATTTCAGACAACTGTGTGGTGATTTTCTCTAAAACAACATGCTTCTACtgcaaaatggcaaaaaaacTTTTTGAGGGTATGAATGTAAATTATACAGCGGTAGAACTGGACATGAATACAAACGGAAGTCAGTTCCAAGACATTCTTGAACAGATGACTGGTGGCAGAACA GTCCCAAGAGTGTTTGTCAACGGGACTTTCGTTGGAGGTGCTACAGAGACTCAAAGGCTTCATGAGGAAGGCAGACTGCTTCCATTAGTTCATCAGTGtcaagtgaaaagaaaatcctga
- the GLRX2 gene encoding glutaredoxin 2 isoform X1: MVLQRALRRVAAGLRRGWVRPMGNSLPTSVGLSNDAAVNQIQEIISDNCVVIFSKTTCFYCKMAKKLFEGMNVNYTAVELDMNTNGSQFQDILEQMTGGRTVPRVFVNGTFVGGATETQRLHEEGRLLPLVHQCQVKRKS; this comes from the exons ATGGTCCTGCAGAGGGCGCTGCGCCGggtggcggcggggctgcggcgcgggtgggtccgtcc aATGGGGAATAGTCTGCCTACTTCTGTAGGACTGTCTAATGATGCTGCTGTGAATCAAATACAG GAGATTATTTCAGACAACTGTGTGGTGATTTTCTCTAAAACAACATGCTTCTACtgcaaaatggcaaaaaaacTTTTTGAGGGTATGAATGTAAATTATACAGCGGTAGAACTGGACATGAATACAAACGGAAGTCAGTTCCAAGACATTCTTGAACAGATGACTGGTGGCAGAACA GTCCCAAGAGTGTTTGTCAACGGGACTTTCGTTGGAGGTGCTACAGAGACTCAAAGGCTTCATGAGGAAGGCAGACTGCTTCCATTAGTTCATCAGTGtcaagtgaaaagaaaatcctga